One genomic window of Acidobacteriota bacterium includes the following:
- a CDS encoding multiheme c-type cytochrome, whose translation MRGAGVLVALGTPIALWGQVTGDEEFTREPPEKIVTAEACGECHISEFEVWKKTPHATGFKTLHRTEAAEAIAQKMGFRLMKRDSLCLQCHYTPEVRNDQLRAVSGVSCESCHGAGRDWIDLHNDYGSGFDHATEPAEHRLERIAASRAAGMRRPSDLYGVATSCMGCHTVPNEKLVNIGGHTTGSSGFELVEWSQGDIRHNFLQSFLTGDGTENREHTAPEKRPMYVLGRLVELEYALRAAAEASEPGTYARAVGRRVKTSTLELRKIGQIAEIPEIGAAVAVVRGVQVVPGNGTALRAAADELGAIARRFADDREPAVQLASLDPLIRGEAIALPEPEVQVAAATTSGEGDPGTVATATSDPGDGSGGATSTTATANTVTVNPGRPVVGEARRTIRPSARHRTLGPGACSGCHGEANDWWAGDAHYRSAEPFFSRSPEAVRIATLYGVPLNRMVTGTALCMNCHGTVVSGSESFEVFDGASCESCHGPAADYIEAHKEGDKALGTARPGYRNALRLGMTELQNLTTRAETCTSCHYITDRRLLSSGHPSGEGFDYVAAMNKIRHWPDPAGAGTIRPAFNSVLAKRGPVPEVPLGELPETVLAEATAAAASTVNSRPTGGSWNRPRPAGPAARGATVVPPITSRSRAPGTPVELPPFPTIDASTTIEDTLLLIKQRLELVYDAVRPQ comes from the coding sequence TTGCGAGGTGCAGGCGTTTTAGTCGCCCTTGGGACGCCCATTGCGCTGTGGGGCCAGGTCACCGGCGACGAGGAGTTCACCCGCGAACCGCCGGAGAAGATCGTCACCGCCGAGGCCTGCGGCGAATGCCACATCTCGGAGTTCGAGGTGTGGAAGAAGACCCCCCACGCCACCGGCTTCAAGACCCTGCACCGCACCGAAGCCGCCGAGGCGATCGCCCAGAAGATGGGATTCCGACTGATGAAGCGCGACAGCCTGTGCCTCCAGTGCCACTACACGCCAGAGGTGCGGAACGATCAACTGCGGGCCGTCTCCGGAGTGTCCTGTGAGTCCTGCCACGGCGCCGGCCGCGACTGGATTGACCTCCACAACGACTACGGTTCGGGGTTCGACCACGCCACGGAACCGGCCGAACACCGCCTAGAGCGCATCGCCGCCAGCCGCGCCGCCGGCATGCGCCGACCGTCGGATCTCTACGGCGTCGCAACGAGCTGCATGGGCTGCCACACGGTGCCGAACGAAAAGCTGGTGAACATCGGCGGCCACACCACCGGCAGCTCCGGCTTTGAGCTGGTTGAGTGGTCCCAGGGCGACATCCGCCACAATTTCTTGCAGTCCTTCTTGACTGGCGACGGCACCGAGAACCGCGAGCACACGGCGCCGGAGAAGCGGCCGATGTATGTCCTAGGCCGGCTGGTCGAACTCGAATACGCACTGCGCGCCGCAGCGGAAGCGTCGGAGCCCGGCACCTACGCCCGCGCCGTCGGCCGACGGGTCAAGACCTCGACTCTCGAGCTGCGGAAGATCGGCCAGATCGCCGAGATCCCGGAGATCGGCGCGGCGGTGGCGGTGGTGCGCGGAGTCCAGGTAGTGCCCGGCAACGGCACGGCGCTGCGGGCGGCGGCGGACGAACTGGGCGCCATCGCCCGGCGCTTCGCCGACGACCGCGAGCCGGCGGTCCAGTTGGCGAGTCTCGATCCGCTGATCCGGGGCGAGGCGATCGCGCTTCCGGAGCCCGAGGTGCAAGTGGCGGCGGCGACCACGTCGGGGGAAGGCGATCCCGGCACGGTGGCCACGGCGACTTCGGACCCGGGCGATGGCTCCGGCGGCGCTACATCCACAACCGCCACCGCCAACACCGTCACCGTCAACCCCGGCCGGCCGGTGGTGGGCGAGGCGCGGCGTACCATCCGCCCGTCGGCGCGCCACCGCACCCTCGGCCCCGGCGCTTGTAGCGGCTGCCACGGCGAGGCCAACGACTGGTGGGCCGGCGACGCCCACTACCGCTCGGCCGAACCTTTCTTCAGCCGCTCGCCGGAGGCGGTACGCATCGCCACCCTCTACGGTGTTCCCTTGAACCGTATGGTCACCGGCACCGCCCTGTGCATGAACTGTCACGGCACGGTGGTCTCCGGCAGCGAGAGTTTCGAGGTGTTCGACGGAGCGAGCTGCGAGAGCTGCCATGGACCGGCGGCAGACTACATCGAAGCCCACAAGGAGGGCGACAAGGCGCTCGGCACCGCGCGGCCCGGCTACCGCAACGCACTGCGGCTCGGGATGACGGAGCTCCAGAACCTCACCACCCGCGCTGAAACGTGTACGAGCTGCCACTACATCACCGATCGCAGGCTGCTCTCGTCGGGCCATCCTTCCGGCGAGGGTTTCGACTACGTCGCCGCCATGAACAAGATTCGACACTGGCCGGACCCCGCCGGCGCCGGCACCATCCGTCCGGCCTTCAACAGCGTCTTGGCGAAGCGCGGGCCGGTGCCGGAGGTGCCCTTGGGCGAGCTGCCGGAAACGGTGCTGGCGGAGGCCACCGCCGCGGCCGCTTCCACCGTCAACAGCCGCCCCACCGGTGGCAGCTGGAACCGCCCGCGGCCGGCCGGCCCTGCCGCCCGCGGCGCCACCGTTGTCCCCCCGATCACCAGCCGGAGCCGTGCCCCCGGTACTCCCGTGGAACTGCCGCCCTTCCCCACCATCGATGCGTCGACGACGATCGAAGACACTCTGCTGCTGATCAAGCAGCGGCTGGAGCTGGTCTACGACGCGGTGCGGCCCCAATAA